TCCGACCCCGCCCGCGGGCTGGCCAACGTCACGGCGGCCAGCTTTCCCACCGAGCCCTACGACTCGATCACCGGCTACGCCCGCTACCGCCGGGAGGTCACGATCCTCGATACCGGCGCCGACCCCGCCGACGCGAGATCGGTCAAGGTGACCGTTTTCTACCGCGCATCACCGGCCGGGATCGCCGTGGGCGAGACCGCGGTCTCGCTCGCCACGCTGATCGCCTCGCGCTAGGCGCGTGTCGGA
The sequence above is a segment of the Candidatus Rokuibacteriota bacterium genome. Coding sequences within it:
- a CDS encoding type II secretion system protein; this translates as MPLPAGLQGWRQAETGLTLVEIGIALAILAVGLTAFLSTFPVAFDGIQAARQSSTAVFLAVQRLEEVKAFAVSSDPARGLANVTAASFPTEPYDSITGYARYRREVTILDTGADPADARSVKVTVFYRASPAGIAVGETAVSLATLIASR